The Horticoccus luteus DNA window GTGGATCTCGTCGTTGCGCGCCTGCACTTCGAGGATGGGAAAGCCGCGGCCGCCGGGAAAGCCAGCGTCGGAGAGGAGACGGCGGGCGAGGTTGGCGTCGCTGGTTAATTCGGCGCGTGTCGTGTAGCCGGCGCAGTCGGGCGGCGTATAATGGGTGGCGGGGGCGCGGGTGCCGCGGAGGACGCTGCGGGCGATGGCGTCGCGGTCGATCGCGTGGGCGAGAGCCTGGCGAACTTTGGCGCGATCAAGCGGCGGACGGGCGGTGTTGAAACGAAGGAAAAAAGTTTCAAGGAGCGGATCGATGCGGAGGGCGGCGGGATCGCGCTCGCGATAGGCGTCGACTTTCGAGAGCGGGAGTTCGGCGGTGACGTGCAACTGGCCCGCGCGAAAGGCGCGTTCTTCGGCCGCGGGATTTTCGATGGGGAAGAAAACGATGCGCGCGAGCTGCACGTGGGCGGCGTCCCAGTAGTGCGGGTTTTTCTCAACGGTGAGGCGGGCGTTGGGCTGCCAGGCGGTGAGGACGAAGGGGCCGTTGCCGACGAGGTGGCCGGGTTGCGTCCACGCCGTGCCGCGACGTTCGGCGCCGCCGAACTTCGCGAGGGTGCGAACAGGAACGGGAAACCAGGCGGGTTGCGCGGCGAGGATGGGGAGATGCGGCGCGGGATGTTCGAGCGTGAGGCGGAGCGTGTGGGCGTCGAGGGCGGTGGCGCCGAGGGCGGCGGGGTCGGTGAGGTGGCCGGTGTTGAGGGCTTCGGCGTTTTTGAGCGGGTAAAGAAGATATGCGTTTTCGGAAGCGAGGGCGGGAGCGAGCATGCGGTGCCAGGCTTGGACGAAGTCGTCGGCAGTGAGCGGCGTGTCGTCGGACCAGCGGGCGGTGGGGCGGAGATGGAAGGTCCATGTGAGGCCGTCGGCGGTGGATTCCCAGCGTTCGGCGACGGCGGGGCGGGCGGCGGAGGTGCGTTCGTCGAAAGCGGTGAGGCCTTCGAAGAGGGCGACGCAGATGTTTTGATCGGTGAAGGCGGCGACGATCTGCGGGTCGAGGTCTTGCGGTTCGGCGGCGTTGCCGAGGAGGAGGGTTTGCGTGCGATCGGCGTCGGTGACGGACGAGACGTGTTTCGCGCAGCCGGCGAGGAAGCCGGCGGCGAGGGCGACGAGCGCGAGAAAGGGACGCATGAGTGGGACGGAAGCACGGCTTGTCGCGGGTGCCAAGCCGGGTAAAAGATCCCGCGTGAGGACCAAGCAGAAAAATCCTACCCGGCGAATGACGCGAATTTACGCGAAGCTCAGAGGCGAGGCGCAGAGCACGGCCTCCAGCACAACGGCGACAAGCGCGGGCTCTTGCAGCCTAAAATCACGGGACGTCTAAGAAAGTGCCGCTGGCTGCGTTTAACTCCTGAAACCTGCGTGAAATCTGCGTCCGTCAATCCGGAGGAAATCCATGAACCCAGCGAAGGGCTGCCCGCGACCGTCGAACATTTTCAGCCGATCCTTACGCGTTATGCGGCGAGGCTCTTGGGCGATCACGACCGGGCGCGCGACGTGGTGCAGGACACGTTCGTCAAACTCGCGGCGCAACCGGTGGGAGCGGTCGATGGGCATTTGGCAGAATGGTTGTTCACGGTTTGCCGGCACCGGGCGTTGGACGTGTTGCGAAAGGAGAATCGGATGAAGCGATTCGCGGAAGGCGAAGCGGAGCGGGTGGTGGCGGCGGAGCCGAGGCCGGGGGCGGCGTTGGAGCGGGAGGAGTTGCAGGCGGCGGTTCTGCGCTCGATCGGGCGGCTGCCGCCGAACCAGCAGGAGGTGGTGCGGTTGAAGTTTCAGAATGGATTTAGTTACAAGGAAATCAGCCGCATCACGACGCTTTCGGTGACGAATGTCGGCTTCCTGATCCACACCGCGGTGACGAGGTTGCGGACGGAATTCGCGGCGCAACGGCCATGACGACGAGAGCGGACGAAGGACGACAGATGCCAGGCGATGGGGACGAAGAACGAAGCAACGAAGGACTGAGACGTGAAAACGGGACTTAACATGAAGGCAGACTCTTTGGCGGATGATCCGCAACTGACGGCTTACGCACTCGGCGAACTCGAGGGCGCGGCGCGCGCGGCGGTGGAGGCGCGGTTGGCGCACGATGCGGCGGCGCGCGCGGCGGTGGAGGAGATTCGCGCGATGGCGGGGCACTTGCACGCGGCGATGGCGGCGGAAACGACGGAGGCCACGGCGAAGGAGGGAGCGAGCGCGCGACAGGCGGGTGCGACGCAGGGAGAGGCCGTTTACGAGCGGAAACAGGCACGGGTGCTCCGGTTTCCGCAGATGTATTTCGTGATCGCGGGCGTGGCGGCGGCGTGTTTCG harbors:
- a CDS encoding peptide ABC transporter substrate-binding protein, coding for MRPFLALVALAAGFLAGCAKHVSSVTDADRTQTLLLGNAAEPQDLDPQIVAAFTDQNICVALFEGLTAFDERTSAARPAVAERWESTADGLTWTFHLRPTARWSDDTPLTADDFVQAWHRMLAPALASENAYLLYPLKNAEALNTGHLTDPAALGATALDAHTLRLTLEHPAPHLPILAAQPAWFPVPVRTLAKFGGAERRGTAWTQPGHLVGNGPFVLTAWQPNARLTVEKNPHYWDAAHVQLARIVFFPIENPAAEERAFRAGQLHVTAELPLSKVDAYRERDPAALRIDPLLETFFLRFNTARPPLDRAKVRQALAHAIDRDAIARSVLRGTRAPATHYTPPDCAGYTTRAELTSDANLARRLLSDAGFPGGRGFPILEVQARNDEIHTKVAEAIQAMWQRELGITVKIAPMEQKTWLQNMMSQNYTISTARWVADFPDPSTFLDAYVTGNGYNMTGWSDATYDRLIAEAGRDADPAHRYELYQTAEARLLDAAPIAPVFFGARTYLINPAVRGWEPATLGLHRYKNVSLAPQ
- a CDS encoding RNA polymerase sigma factor, producing the protein MKSASVNPEEIHEPSEGLPATVEHFQPILTRYAARLLGDHDRARDVVQDTFVKLAAQPVGAVDGHLAEWLFTVCRHRALDVLRKENRMKRFAEGEAERVVAAEPRPGAALEREELQAAVLRSIGRLPPNQQEVVRLKFQNGFSYKEISRITTLSVTNVGFLIHTAVTRLRTEFAAQRP